The following coding sequences are from one Candidatus Nanopelagicus hibericus window:
- the rsmA gene encoding 16S rRNA (adenine(1518)-N(6)/adenine(1519)-N(6))-dimethyltransferase RsmA: MSNLLGATEIRALADQLNIKPSKKLGQNFVVDANTCRKIVKVAGVTSADTVLEIGPGLGSLTLALLETAKSVIAIEIDKRMADQLPITAGNHSFDTNKLIVINQDALSVNKLPLEPTVLVANLPYNLAVPILLTVLERFPALSTGVVMVQSEVADRLIATPNNKNYGAPTVKANWFSDLSNAGQISRSVFWPIPNVDSSLVRFIRHKPLGDEGQRVATFTVVEHAFAKRRKMLRAGLNQLFAGKAEENLVSAGIDPTIRGEDLAVDEFLQIGMQLTKHNLTQQLR, translated from the coding sequence ATGTCTAATCTACTTGGCGCAACTGAAATCAGAGCTCTAGCTGATCAATTAAACATAAAGCCAAGTAAGAAACTAGGCCAAAATTTTGTAGTAGATGCCAACACCTGTCGCAAGATTGTGAAGGTAGCGGGGGTTACATCAGCAGATACTGTGCTTGAAATTGGTCCCGGACTTGGCTCTCTCACCTTGGCATTACTTGAAACAGCAAAATCGGTAATCGCAATTGAGATTGACAAGCGGATGGCAGATCAATTACCTATTACCGCAGGCAACCACAGCTTTGATACCAACAAACTTATTGTGATCAACCAAGATGCATTGAGTGTGAATAAACTGCCACTTGAGCCAACAGTTTTGGTGGCAAATCTGCCGTATAACCTGGCGGTGCCGATCTTATTAACAGTATTAGAGCGATTTCCTGCACTTTCAACTGGTGTAGTAATGGTGCAAAGTGAGGTGGCAGATAGATTAATTGCCACTCCAAATAACAAAAATTACGGTGCGCCAACTGTGAAAGCCAACTGGTTTAGTGATCTGAGCAATGCTGGCCAAATAAGTAGATCAGTGTTTTGGCCCATCCCCAATGTAGATTCATCATTAGTTAGATTTATTCGCCACAAACCATTAGGAGATGAAGGGCAGCGAGTGGCAACTTTTACTGTAGTCGAGCACGCCTTTGCCAAACGGCGAAAGATGCTACGGGCAGGATTAAATCAATTATTTGCTGGCAAAGCTGAAGAGAATTTAGTAAGTGCTGGAATTGATCCCACCATCCGTGGTGAGGATTTAGCAGTTGATGAGTTTCTGCAAATTGGTATGCAATTAACTAAGCACAATCTCACCCAACAGCTGAGATAG
- a CDS encoding TatD family hydrolase, whose amino-acid sequence MADRHNRDLDRKPAPLPDPLKSKTVDSHAHLELIHNSEADSPLIKQVLADAAAVGIDRVVQVGYSAEQSIWSVKCAESFVGQVLAAVALHPNEAPVVDDLQKDLQVIRDLASHPRVRAIGESGLDFFRTPPELRDKQKYSFKEHIKIAKQHNKALVIHDRDSHREVLDTLQEEGAPLNSIFHCYSGDVAMAKECIANNYILSFAGTVTFKNAQQLRDALVLVPIEQLLVETDSPFLAPMPNRGALNTPAQIPNTLRVMADLRGVSADYLAGAISENAERIFGKF is encoded by the coding sequence ATGGCAGATCGTCACAACCGTGATCTTGATCGAAAGCCAGCACCACTTCCAGATCCATTAAAAAGCAAAACTGTTGATTCACATGCCCACCTAGAGTTAATTCACAATAGTGAGGCTGATTCACCATTAATCAAGCAGGTGCTAGCCGATGCAGCCGCCGTTGGTATTGATCGAGTTGTGCAGGTTGGTTACTCCGCAGAGCAATCAATCTGGTCGGTGAAATGTGCTGAAAGCTTTGTTGGCCAAGTTTTAGCAGCGGTTGCACTGCACCCAAATGAGGCACCGGTAGTTGATGATTTACAGAAGGATCTGCAGGTAATTAGAGATTTAGCCTCCCATCCAAGAGTTAGGGCCATTGGCGAGAGTGGATTAGATTTCTTTCGAACCCCACCTGAATTAAGAGATAAACAAAAATACTCATTTAAAGAACATATAAAGATTGCTAAACAGCACAACAAAGCATTGGTAATTCATGATCGAGATTCCCACCGGGAGGTGTTAGACACCTTGCAGGAGGAGGGAGCACCTTTAAATAGCATCTTTCATTGTTACTCAGGGGATGTGGCGATGGCAAAGGAATGTATTGCAAATAATTACATTCTCTCCTTTGCTGGCACTGTGACATTTAAAAATGCCCAGCAATTACGAGATGCATTAGTACTAGTACCAATTGAACAATTACTAGTTGAAACCGACTCACCATTTTTAGCACCAATGCCAAACCGAGGCGCACTTAATACCCCAGCTCAGATTCCAAACACCTTGCGGGTAATGGCAGATCTGCGGGGAGTATCAGCTGATTACTTAGCTGGTGCAATATCGGAGAATGCCGAAAGGATTTTTGGTAAGTTTTAA
- the metG gene encoding methionine--tRNA ligase, which translates to MAKKSFYLTTPIYYVNDAPHIGHAYTTVAGDVLTRWHRQRGDQVWYLTGTDEHGEKVLNTSKANNTPPQDWCDKLVESAWKPVWKDLNIANDDFIRTTEERHTVRVQKFLQKLNDAGYIYAGKFEGPYCVGCEEFKLPGDLIEGKCKIHSKPVAMLSEDNWFFKLSQFAQPLLDHYKSNPSACEPESARNEVISFLEGEVRDLSISRSTFDWGIPVPWDPKQVIYVWFDALLNYATAVGLGDDESTDGGKKFVTTWPADVHLVGKDILRFHAIIWPAMLMAAGVAVPKKVFAHGWLLVGGEKMSKSKLTGIAPSDITKDFGVDAFRYYFLKAIPFGSDGSFSWEDMAARYTSELANDFGNLASRLIAMIEKYCDGKIPAVAQNAELSALLRQTVETADSAICALDFQGGINAIMDFCKRVNGFVTETAPWVVAKDAAKKSELDQILYNTAESLRALAVLLHPVMPEVTEKLWQSLGANAIGKIGDQQISNVAKWGQLPAGGAVTKTEVLFPRLEEVK; encoded by the coding sequence ATGGCCAAAAAATCTTTTTATTTAACTACGCCTATTTATTATGTCAATGATGCCCCTCATATTGGTCATGCCTACACAACTGTGGCAGGTGATGTATTAACTAGGTGGCATCGCCAACGTGGTGATCAGGTTTGGTACTTAACTGGCACAGATGAGCATGGTGAAAAGGTATTAAATACTTCTAAAGCAAATAACACCCCACCACAGGATTGGTGTGACAAGTTAGTTGAATCAGCCTGGAAGCCAGTTTGGAAAGATTTAAATATTGCAAATGATGATTTCATTAGAACGACTGAGGAGCGCCATACAGTTCGGGTGCAAAAATTTCTTCAAAAATTAAATGATGCTGGCTATATATACGCAGGTAAGTTTGAAGGGCCCTACTGCGTCGGCTGTGAAGAGTTCAAACTGCCGGGTGATTTAATTGAAGGCAAATGCAAAATTCACTCTAAGCCGGTAGCAATGCTTAGTGAAGATAATTGGTTTTTTAAACTCTCCCAATTCGCCCAACCATTATTAGATCACTACAAATCAAACCCATCAGCTTGTGAACCAGAATCTGCTCGCAACGAGGTAATCTCCTTTTTAGAGGGTGAGGTGCGAGATTTATCTATCTCCCGATCCACCTTTGATTGGGGAATCCCAGTGCCGTGGGATCCAAAGCAGGTTATATATGTTTGGTTTGATGCCCTACTTAATTACGCCACAGCGGTTGGTTTAGGAGATGATGAATCAACTGATGGGGGTAAGAAGTTTGTCACCACCTGGCCAGCAGATGTGCATTTAGTTGGTAAGGATATTTTAAGGTTTCACGCAATTATTTGGCCCGCGATGTTGATGGCAGCAGGAGTTGCTGTTCCCAAAAAAGTATTTGCCCATGGCTGGTTATTAGTTGGCGGTGAAAAGATGTCTAAGAGTAAATTAACTGGAATCGCACCTTCTGATATTACAAAGGATTTTGGGGTTGATGCTTTTCGTTACTACTTCCTAAAGGCAATTCCCTTTGGTAGTGATGGCTCCTTTTCTTGGGAAGATATGGCTGCCCGCTACACAAGTGAGTTGGCAAATGATTTTGGAAACCTTGCTTCAAGATTAATCGCCATGATTGAAAAGTACTGTGATGGCAAGATTCCAGCGGTGGCACAAAATGCTGAGTTATCAGCATTATTAAGGCAAACTGTTGAAACTGCAGACAGTGCAATCTGTGCCCTTGATTTTCAAGGTGGCATAAATGCGATTATGGATTTTTGTAAACGGGTTAATGGTTTTGTCACCGAAACCGCCCCATGGGTAGTTGCCAAGGATGCAGCTAAAAAGAGTGAGCTTGATCAGATTTTATATAACACCGCAGAGTCACTTCGTGCTCTTGCAGTATTACTTCACCCAGTGATGCCAGAGGTAACGGAAAAACTTTGGCAAAGTTTGGGAGCAAATGCGATTGGCAAAATTGGCGATCAGCAAATTAGTAATGTAGCAAAATGGGGCCAGCTGCCAGCAGGTGGTGCAGTAACAAAGACAGAGGTTTTATTTCCAAGGTTAGAAGAGGTTAAGTAA
- the rsmI gene encoding 16S rRNA (cytidine(1402)-2'-O)-methyltransferase, with protein MLILACLPIGDWRDASINLTATIETVPYVAAEDSRKFARLCKDLNISHKAKVISFFEGNESERITELSAILKSQKDILLLTDAGTPGISDPGYRLIQAALVAGVQIKVLPGPSAVTTALLLSGLPTDRFCFEGFPPRTKVARDKWYESLAKEERTIIFFEAPHRLSESLIDAAKAFGNDRAAVICREMSKQYEEVVRGSFSELISWSGSKDILGEITVVVSGFDPASNHVADSDLVQMVLKQEAAGESRKEAITQVAKQCGVSKRVVFDAMVTYKSGDKI; from the coding sequence ATGTTAATTCTTGCCTGCCTGCCAATTGGTGATTGGCGTGATGCCTCGATAAACCTCACCGCCACAATTGAAACTGTGCCGTATGTGGCAGCAGAGGATTCTCGAAAGTTTGCCAGGTTGTGTAAAGATTTAAATATCAGCCACAAGGCAAAGGTCATTTCATTTTTTGAAGGAAATGAGAGTGAGCGAATTACTGAACTGAGTGCAATCTTAAAATCACAAAAAGACATTTTGTTACTTACCGATGCTGGCACGCCAGGTATTTCAGATCCTGGTTATCGACTAATTCAGGCAGCGTTGGTAGCCGGTGTACAGATAAAAGTATTACCAGGGCCAAGTGCGGTGACAACTGCGTTGTTGTTATCGGGATTACCGACTGATCGATTTTGTTTTGAAGGCTTTCCACCCCGTACAAAAGTTGCCAGAGATAAATGGTATGAATCTTTGGCTAAAGAGGAGCGGACAATTATTTTCTTTGAAGCACCTCATCGACTGAGTGAATCCTTAATCGATGCAGCCAAGGCATTTGGAAATGATCGAGCTGCGGTGATTTGTCGGGAGATGAGCAAGCAGTATGAAGAGGTAGTAAGGGGTAGTTTTTCTGAGTTAATCTCTTGGTCAGGATCTAAAGATATTTTAGGTGAGATAACAGTTGTGGTTTCAGGTTTTGATCCAGCCAGCAATCATGTGGCTGATAGTGATTTAGTGCAAATGGTATTAAAGCAAGAGGCAGCTGGTGAGAGTCGAAAAGAGGCAATCACGCAGGTTGCCAAACAATGTGGAGTTTCAAAGCGAGTTGTATTTGATGCCATGGTTACTTATAAGAGTGGCGATAAGATCTGA
- a CDS encoding dolichyl-phosphate-mannose--protein mannosyltransferase, which produces MSTTRLKQILPISIITIFSLIIRLWHLNSPKGYIFDEVYYAKNANSLVQHGVELNEQGGADFIVHPPFGKWLIGIGIRIFGNNEFGWRIIPALVGTACVILIYLIAQRLFNSIFLSTTAALLMALDGLALVMSRVALLDIFLVFFILLCFYFILTNNLWLSGVVIGLAGASKWSAFFLIPLVIALTINWKNLQLNSLLRRIGQFVLVPLGVYLTTWSGWILSSNGWGRQSGSNLFTSLWKYHIEILNFHRDLSEEHAYAANPWSWLILGRPTSFYYESPKDCGAASCAQEILAIGTPALWWAGVFAIAVTLGLFIVSRDRIAAFILAGVAGTYLPWFFIQSRTMFYFYAISILPFLILALIYTFNWALKYKDYRKYIGVFLTIVAINFFYFLPIFLGIQIPYADWLDRMWLPSWI; this is translated from the coding sequence ATGAGCACAACGCGCCTTAAGCAGATATTGCCCATCTCGATAATTACTATTTTTTCACTGATTATTCGTCTTTGGCATTTAAATTCTCCGAAAGGATATATTTTTGATGAGGTTTACTATGCAAAAAATGCAAACTCTCTAGTTCAGCATGGAGTTGAGTTAAATGAGCAAGGTGGAGCAGATTTTATAGTCCATCCACCATTTGGCAAATGGCTGATAGGTATTGGCATAAGAATATTTGGAAATAATGAGTTTGGTTGGCGGATCATTCCAGCCTTAGTCGGTACAGCTTGCGTGATACTTATTTATTTGATTGCACAAAGATTATTCAACTCAATTTTCTTAAGTACTACCGCCGCACTTTTAATGGCCTTAGATGGTCTTGCCTTGGTGATGTCTCGGGTAGCCCTGCTTGATATTTTCTTAGTATTTTTCATTTTGCTCTGCTTTTATTTCATTTTAACTAATAATCTTTGGTTAAGTGGAGTTGTGATTGGATTAGCAGGTGCTAGTAAATGGAGTGCTTTCTTTTTAATTCCGCTTGTAATTGCTCTCACAATTAATTGGAAAAACTTGCAATTAAACAGCTTGCTGCGCCGGATTGGGCAATTTGTATTGGTGCCACTTGGGGTTTACCTCACCACTTGGAGTGGTTGGATATTAAGTAGTAATGGTTGGGGTCGGCAATCAGGTAGCAACTTATTTACATCTTTGTGGAAGTATCACATTGAAATTCTCAACTTCCATCGAGATCTTTCAGAGGAGCACGCCTACGCTGCAAACCCTTGGAGTTGGCTGATCCTAGGAAGACCCACCTCTTTTTACTATGAAAGCCCAAAAGATTGCGGGGCAGCAAGTTGCGCGCAGGAGATATTGGCAATTGGTACACCCGCACTTTGGTGGGCAGGAGTATTTGCGATTGCCGTCACCCTCGGATTATTTATTGTTAGTAGAGATCGCATTGCAGCCTTTATTTTGGCTGGTGTGGCTGGCACTTATTTACCTTGGTTTTTCATACAAAGTAGAACTATGTTTTACTTTTATGCGATCAGTATTTTGCCTTTTTTGATACTGGCGTTGATTTATACCTTTAATTGGGCTTTAAAATATAAGGATTATCGAAAGTATATTGGTGTTTTTCTTACAATAGTCGCTATAAACTTTTTTTACTTTCTGCCAATATTTCTGGGTATTCAAATCCCATATGCAGATTGGTTAGATCGAATGTGGTTACCAAGCTGGATTTAA
- a CDS encoding GNAT family N-acetyltransferase: MKKLVENELILKPIRFRDKAQWDAVRSVNRDWLSPWEATRPNIDSKSPLPSYYGMVMQLNREIRAVRSIALGIWLKENRNEILIGQITLGGIIFGAMRGAHIGYWIDQRFANQGYTTRSVKLLTKFGFDSLKLHRIEINLRPENEASKQVAIKAGYELEGARKNYLHIAGDWRNHITFVKENPAVK, translated from the coding sequence TTGAAAAAATTAGTTGAGAATGAGTTAATTCTAAAACCGATTAGATTTAGAGATAAAGCTCAGTGGGATGCCGTTCGCTCAGTAAATCGAGATTGGTTATCACCTTGGGAGGCAACACGGCCAAACATAGATAGCAAGTCACCACTACCTTCTTATTACGGGATGGTGATGCAATTAAATCGAGAGATTAGAGCGGTGAGATCCATCGCCTTAGGTATATGGTTGAAAGAAAACCGAAATGAGATTTTGATAGGTCAAATTACCCTGGGCGGAATAATTTTTGGTGCAATGCGAGGAGCTCATATTGGTTATTGGATTGATCAGCGGTTTGCTAATCAAGGATATACAACTCGTTCAGTTAAGTTATTGACTAAATTTGGATTTGATTCTCTAAAACTTCATCGAATAGAAATTAATTTGCGACCAGAAAATGAGGCATCAAAGCAGGTTGCAATAAAAGCGGGGTATGAGCTCGAAGGTGCGCGGAAGAATTACCTACATATTGCAGGCGATTGGCGAAATCACATTACTTTTGTTAAAGAAAACCCAGCAGTAAAATAA
- a CDS encoding molybdopterin-binding protein encodes MDDLMPVAALQERLLALSEPLTPLDLPLLDAHGATLASDLLVDEKVVIKNGQRIGSNQIALAAFLGLDRLPCRPHPRVVIISAGYDLVEPGSKLATQDDEFESNSWFLTTFVKEAGAHAFRVHTIPETEEELKLIIEDQLVRADLIVISGESQDESFDLITSVISKLGEIQIVTPNLAESGKHSFGLIGPDKTPVICLPGDPVGNYLSAEIFIRPLILKMLAREVTQRPIKRIKLSKSISSQSGKLQYVRACINSDGQVSPLSDQESITTLSFTDCLVLVNEKDEKLSSGDLVNVMMINQE; translated from the coding sequence ATGGATGATTTGATGCCGGTTGCTGCGCTGCAAGAGCGTTTGCTCGCGCTGAGTGAGCCATTAACACCATTGGATCTGCCGCTATTAGATGCCCACGGCGCCACCCTTGCTAGTGACTTACTGGTGGATGAAAAAGTTGTAATAAAAAATGGCCAACGAATTGGTTCTAATCAGATTGCCCTGGCCGCATTTCTCGGCCTGGACAGGTTGCCTTGTCGGCCCCATCCCCGGGTAGTAATAATTAGTGCTGGTTATGATCTAGTTGAACCAGGAAGCAAGTTAGCAACCCAAGATGATGAGTTTGAATCTAACTCCTGGTTTTTAACTACCTTTGTTAAAGAGGCTGGTGCTCACGCCTTTCGCGTCCATACTATTCCTGAAACCGAAGAAGAGTTAAAGCTAATCATTGAGGATCAATTAGTCAGGGCAGATTTAATTGTGATTAGCGGTGAATCACAGGATGAATCTTTTGACCTAATCACCTCAGTAATCTCTAAGTTAGGTGAAATTCAGATTGTTACCCCAAATCTTGCTGAAAGTGGAAAACATAGCTTTGGCTTAATTGGCCCTGATAAAACTCCAGTAATTTGTTTGCCCGGTGATCCAGTTGGAAATTATCTATCTGCTGAAATCTTCATTCGGCCACTTATTTTAAAAATGCTAGCTAGGGAAGTCACTCAACGACCAATTAAAAGAATTAAACTAAGTAAATCAATTAGTAGTCAATCTGGCAAACTGCAGTATGTAAGAGCTTGCATAAACTCTGATGGTCAAGTCTCCCCACTTTCTGATCAAGAATCAATCACCACCCTATCCTTCACCGATTGCCTAGTTTTAGTAAATGAAAAAGATGAAAAACTCAGCTCTGGAGATTTGGTAAATGTGATGATGATTAATCAGGAGTAA
- a CDS encoding 5-formyltetrahydrofolate cyclo-ligase yields MAGNENKSQLRKQYRKERQDRFMKESWLHILTAKEVKDVKNVGTYISYEFEPDTSDLNQQLIASGKRIFLPRLIKNNDLEWVSWDGRQENLKKSGKVFEPIGNAQANINLEVIIVPALHVDRQGNRLGQGGGSYDRALSRSNAWKIALLHRGELTSQQLPVEPHDQKVNAAATPEIIVRF; encoded by the coding sequence ATGGCTGGTAATGAGAATAAATCACAACTTCGCAAACAGTATCGAAAAGAACGCCAAGATCGATTTATGAAGGAAAGTTGGCTGCATATTCTCACCGCCAAAGAAGTAAAAGATGTAAAAAACGTTGGTACATATATCTCATATGAGTTTGAGCCAGATACTTCTGACTTAAATCAACAACTCATTGCCAGTGGGAAAAGAATATTTTTACCTCGGTTGATTAAAAATAATGATTTGGAGTGGGTAAGTTGGGATGGTCGGCAGGAAAATCTAAAAAAATCTGGAAAAGTGTTCGAGCCAATTGGAAATGCGCAAGCTAATATCAATCTTGAAGTAATAATTGTGCCAGCCCTGCATGTGGACCGGCAAGGCAATCGTTTGGGGCAAGGTGGTGGCTCCTATGATCGAGCACTTTCGCGGAGTAACGCTTGGAAAATTGCCCTATTACATCGCGGGGAGTTAACTAGTCAGCAACTGCCGGTTGAGCCACATGATCAAAAAGTTAATGCAGCTGCTACCCCAGAAATTATTGTGAGATTTTAG
- a CDS encoding acyl-CoA dehydrogenase family protein: protein MSTSTQMPALFGQEYQALRESVSELAIKKIAPFAHDVDENSRYPQEAADALQAAGFAAAHVPVEFGGQGADALAAVIIIEEVARVCGAASLIPAVNKLGSVPLMIAGNDAQKQKYLTQLAAGKGFSYCLSESEAGSDAAAMKTKAVKEGDSWVLTGSKKWISNAGVSEFYTVLASTDLSKGAKGITAFIVEKSDAGVSFGAHEKKMGFRGSPTREVYLDKVKINDDRRLGEVGTGFSLAMKTLDHTRITIAAQALGIAQGAFDVAKRYAHERQQFGKPIFDFQGIQFMLADMAMQIEAARQLTYAAAIKSERGESDLTFFSAASKCFATDVAMKVTTDAVQILGGYGYVSDYPVERMMRDAKLTQIYEGTNQIQRVVMARNLETLTN from the coding sequence ATGAGTACTAGTACCCAAATGCCAGCTTTGTTTGGCCAGGAGTATCAAGCGTTGCGTGAAAGCGTAAGTGAGTTAGCAATTAAAAAGATTGCACCATTTGCCCATGATGTTGATGAAAACTCCCGATACCCACAAGAGGCAGCAGATGCGCTGCAGGCAGCAGGGTTTGCAGCGGCACATGTGCCAGTTGAATTTGGTGGACAAGGAGCAGATGCACTCGCCGCAGTAATTATCATTGAAGAGGTGGCAAGGGTTTGTGGTGCTGCTTCCTTGATCCCTGCGGTCAACAAATTAGGTTCAGTGCCATTAATGATTGCTGGCAATGATGCTCAAAAACAAAAGTACTTAACACAACTTGCCGCTGGTAAAGGTTTTTCATACTGCTTATCTGAGTCCGAAGCCGGATCAGATGCGGCTGCAATGAAAACAAAAGCGGTAAAAGAGGGAGATAGTTGGGTATTAACTGGCAGTAAAAAATGGATTTCAAATGCTGGTGTTTCAGAGTTTTACACAGTTTTAGCTTCAACTGACCTAAGTAAAGGTGCCAAAGGAATCACCGCATTTATTGTAGAGAAATCAGATGCTGGTGTTTCATTTGGCGCGCATGAGAAAAAAATGGGCTTTCGTGGATCTCCAACTCGTGAGGTTTATCTTGATAAAGTAAAAATTAATGATGATCGAAGATTAGGTGAGGTTGGAACTGGATTTTCACTTGCCATGAAAACTTTGGATCACACCAGAATTACCATCGCTGCCCAAGCTCTGGGAATTGCCCAAGGTGCATTTGATGTTGCCAAGAGATACGCCCATGAACGTCAACAATTTGGAAAGCCAATTTTTGATTTTCAAGGAATCCAATTTATGTTGGCTGATATGGCAATGCAGATTGAGGCTGCTCGACAATTGACTTACGCCGCTGCAATTAAAAGTGAGCGGGGCGAGAGTGACCTGACATTCTTTTCAGCCGCAAGCAAATGCTTTGCAACCGATGTTGCGATGAAGGTAACTACCGATGCGGTTCAAATACTTGGTGGCTATGGGTATGTAAGTGATTACCCAGTTGAGCGGATGATGCGGGATGCTAAATTGACACAGATATATGAAGGCACAAATCAGATTCAACGGGTGGTAATGGCTCGAAATCTTGAAACTTTAACTAACTAA
- a CDS encoding cytochrome c oxidase assembly protein, with product MIEILSPLSKGLMQLTGVLSIGFLLTLSFLDLDIKAAITNKPLVKKTRLFLMSWLLSIAIYILVQISYLLEQPLSASFDLTVIRSYLTQTSLGKSYLIQIVAVLIVLIIPLKKLLGSYLSLLIALIAITSPVFQSHGSSSGRHGLAIGALVIHVIALSFWVGGLFGLTQLSKQQKLIALPRFSEIALWSAITVAISGAATAWTRLDSLQAWQSKYGVITLVKISLTFTLIGFGALHRRWIIKSDYPSVFRLITAEIGIMFATVFVGSWLSTVNPPERDITSTPALLVTGIEMPAPPTFSRVLLGYEADGLMLGLLIFLVALYIKGVIILTKRGDKWPVGRTIAFALGISAVVFATSGGLGLYSHFAFSNHMMAHMVLGMIAPIGIVLGAPITLALRTLPLGRNQQESGIRGVFIELLHSKLSKFYTNPVVALAIFDGSLFALYFTPLFGKLMQGHSGHFFMSLHFLLAGFLFFQVLIGIDPLPRKVPHIAKIVVIFAAMSIHAFFSISVMSATTLLDGGYFELLQRPWATDLLADQKLGGAIGWAMGEVPILLALLATFMQWLKSDKNEAARIDRAADRAAAMGEDDDLARYNRYLAQLNKRDTSE from the coding sequence TTGATTGAAATACTCTCACCCCTATCAAAGGGGTTGATGCAACTTACTGGGGTACTTAGCATTGGATTTTTACTTACCCTAAGTTTTCTAGATCTAGATATAAAGGCAGCCATTACAAATAAGCCATTAGTGAAGAAAACCCGTTTGTTTCTTATGTCCTGGCTACTAAGCATTGCTATCTATATTTTGGTGCAGATCTCCTATCTGCTGGAGCAACCTTTATCAGCCTCCTTTGATTTAACAGTAATTCGCTCATATCTGACCCAAACCTCACTTGGTAAGAGCTACTTAATACAAATTGTTGCAGTACTTATAGTCTTAATTATTCCACTTAAGAAATTGTTGGGTTCATATCTATCTCTTTTGATCGCTCTGATTGCTATCACCTCACCTGTTTTCCAAAGCCATGGCAGCAGCTCTGGACGTCACGGACTTGCAATTGGCGCACTAGTAATCCATGTGATCGCATTAAGTTTTTGGGTAGGTGGATTATTTGGATTAACTCAGTTGAGTAAGCAGCAAAAACTTATTGCACTGCCTAGGTTTAGTGAGATTGCTCTGTGGAGTGCGATAACTGTGGCAATCTCGGGAGCAGCAACTGCTTGGACCAGATTAGATAGTCTGCAGGCTTGGCAAAGTAAATATGGCGTAATTACTCTGGTGAAAATTTCTTTAACATTTACATTAATTGGTTTTGGCGCACTTCACCGGCGATGGATAATAAAATCTGACTATCCTTCAGTTTTCAGATTAATCACCGCTGAAATTGGGATTATGTTTGCAACTGTTTTTGTCGGCAGCTGGTTGTCCACCGTAAATCCACCTGAACGAGATATTACCTCCACCCCTGCGCTATTAGTCACTGGAATTGAAATGCCCGCCCCGCCCACATTTTCTAGAGTATTACTTGGTTATGAGGCAGACGGTCTGATGTTGGGATTACTAATATTTTTAGTTGCGCTATATATAAAAGGTGTAATTATTCTTACCAAGCGTGGTGACAAGTGGCCAGTGGGTCGCACAATTGCATTTGCATTGGGAATTAGCGCAGTTGTTTTTGCCACTAGCGGCGGTCTTGGCCTTTACTCGCACTTTGCATTCTCTAACCACATGATGGCGCATATGGTGCTGGGCATGATCGCACCAATAGGAATTGTGCTTGGTGCGCCAATTACATTAGCGCTTCGAACATTGCCACTTGGGCGTAATCAACAAGAAAGTGGGATTCGAGGGGTATTTATTGAGCTACTCCACTCAAAGTTATCTAAGTTTTATACAAACCCAGTTGTCGCACTTGCAATCTTTGACGGCTCATTATTTGCCCTTTACTTCACCCCTTTATTTGGGAAATTAATGCAGGGCCATAGTGGACATTTCTTTATGTCACTTCATTTCTTACTAGCTGGCTTCCTATTTTTCCAAGTGTTAATTGGGATTGATCCATTGCCTCGAAAAGTGCCTCATATTGCCAAAATAGTTGTGATCTTTGCTGCCATGAGCATCCACGCATTTTTCTCAATCTCAGTGATGTCAGCAACAACATTATTAGATGGTGGTTACTTTGAATTACTACAGCGACCATGGGCAACTGATTTACTAGCTGACCAAAAACTAGGAGGTGCGATTGGTTGGGCAATGGGTGAGGTACCAATCTTGTTAGCCTTACTTGCAACATTTATGCAGTGGCTTAAATCTGATAAAAATGAGGCAGCGCGGATTGATCGAGCCGCCGACCGGGCTGCAGCCATGGGGGAAGATGATGATTTAGCCCGATACAACCGTTACTTAGCCCAGTTAAATAAACGAGATACTTCCGAATAG